Proteins encoded within one genomic window of Aerococcus viridans:
- the gorA gene encoding glutathione-disulfide reductase produces the protein MERYDYISIGGGSAGIASANRAAEYGAKALIIEKRDVGGTCVNRGCVPKKISWHGTMLRDQINEYGSAYGLNFTEEGPVDYPVLKANRDAYIDRIHGGYASGFKSRGTHYLAGEAKFIDNHTVEVDGVQYIAPHIAIVPGGRPRLIDLPGIDLVDTSDDFFEWETLPESVLIIGAGYVATEFAGVLNGLGVKTSQAVRHDRPLRGYDQAIIEVLVDEMKKTGIELLTESDPESIEQLADGSLRVNFKNGQHADAEKVIYAIGRTPNTDNIGLENTDVELTKSGHIKVDDYHNTNVEGLYAFGDVIGKVELTPVAIMAGRTLSDTIFNGADPYLLDYDTVPTVIFTHPAIGSIGYSEEAAKEKFGADKVKVYTSNFTPMYSAVSENRQPARFKLITQGDDEVVVGVHGIGYAVEEMMQGFAVGVRLGLTKKQFDQTIAIHPTGAEEFVTMR, from the coding sequence ATGGAAAGATATGATTATATAAGTATCGGTGGCGGGAGTGCCGGTATCGCATCAGCAAACCGTGCCGCTGAATATGGGGCTAAAGCGTTAATTATTGAGAAAAGAGACGTTGGCGGTACTTGCGTAAATAGAGGTTGTGTACCCAAGAAAATTTCTTGGCATGGCACGATGCTCAGAGACCAGATTAACGAGTACGGTTCTGCATACGGCCTAAACTTCACTGAAGAAGGTCCAGTTGACTACCCTGTATTAAAAGCCAATAGAGATGCTTATATTGACCGTATCCACGGTGGCTATGCGTCAGGATTTAAATCTCGTGGCACCCATTATTTAGCGGGTGAAGCCAAGTTCATCGACAACCATACTGTAGAAGTTGACGGCGTCCAATACATAGCCCCACATATCGCCATTGTGCCAGGTGGTCGTCCGCGTTTAATCGACCTACCAGGAATCGATTTGGTGGATACTTCTGACGACTTCTTTGAATGGGAAACTTTACCAGAAAGCGTCTTAATCATTGGTGCAGGTTATGTGGCAACCGAATTTGCGGGCGTATTAAATGGCCTAGGTGTCAAAACAAGCCAAGCTGTTCGACATGACCGTCCTTTAAGAGGATACGATCAAGCAATTATCGAAGTCTTAGTTGATGAAATGAAGAAAACGGGCATTGAATTGCTGACTGAAAGCGATCCTGAATCCATTGAACAATTAGCTGATGGTTCACTTCGTGTAAACTTTAAAAATGGCCAACATGCTGACGCTGAAAAAGTGATTTATGCCATCGGACGTACACCAAACACAGATAATATCGGTTTGGAAAATACAGATGTTGAATTAACAAAATCAGGCCACATCAAAGTGGATGACTACCATAATACCAATGTGGAAGGCTTATATGCCTTTGGTGACGTTATTGGTAAAGTTGAATTAACACCGGTAGCCATTATGGCGGGTAGAACCTTATCGGATACCATTTTTAATGGTGCTGACCCGTATTTGTTAGACTATGACACAGTACCAACTGTCATCTTTACCCATCCAGCAATCGGATCTATTGGCTATTCAGAAGAGGCAGCTAAAGAAAAATTTGGTGCGGACAAGGTGAAAGTGTATACTTCAAACTTCACGCCAATGTATTCAGCAGTTTCAGAAAACCGACAACCAGCACGGTTTAAATTGATTACCCAAGGCGACGATGAAGTGGTTGTTGGTGTTCATGGGATTGGTTATGCCGTAGAAGAAATGATGCAAGGTTTTGCGGTTGGTGTTCGTTTAGGATTAACCAAGAAACAATTCGACCAAACAATTGCCATCCATCCAACAGGTGCTGAAGAGTTTGTAACGATGCGCTAA
- a CDS encoding IS3 family transposase, producing the protein MSKKIYSQAEIQVLRNNPNVKSVTEKSITYSSEFKIKAIKQSKQGMTSTQIFELAGLPSHLIGEGKANQSLSRWKRLYKDHGEDVLLQETRGSKNNGPYGPREQLSLQEALDKANARIAYLEGNLELVKKLEQHERSVKIDRKNDLNKQERFKLINQIIRENQLAGMVNHLCDLAGVSRSGYYYWLNSSDKRAEREQNDWEDFQLLYRIFLDKKKCGIGEIKMALETEYDVVMNHKKIRRIMRKNNIINTSSETIP; encoded by the coding sequence TTGAGTAAAAAGATATATAGCCAAGCTGAGATTCAAGTTTTAAGAAACAATCCTAATGTGAAAAGTGTGACAGAGAAAAGTATTACCTATTCATCAGAATTCAAAATAAAGGCCATTAAACAAAGCAAACAAGGTATGACGTCCACTCAGATATTTGAGCTTGCTGGACTTCCTTCGCATTTAATTGGAGAAGGAAAAGCGAATCAATCACTGTCTCGTTGGAAAAGATTATATAAAGATCACGGAGAAGATGTATTGTTACAAGAGACTCGTGGTTCAAAAAATAATGGTCCCTATGGACCAAGAGAACAATTATCGTTACAAGAGGCACTAGACAAAGCAAATGCCCGTATAGCCTATCTAGAGGGGAATCTTGAACTAGTAAAAAAATTAGAACAGCACGAGAGGAGCGTGAAAATCGACAGAAAAAACGACTTAAATAAACAGGAACGCTTTAAATTAATTAACCAAATTATTCGTGAAAATCAACTTGCTGGAATGGTGAATCATTTATGCGACCTTGCAGGGGTAAGTAGAAGTGGCTATTATTACTGGCTAAATAGTAGCGATAAACGTGCTGAGCGTGAACAAAATGATTGGGAAGATTTCCAATTGTTATATAGAATTTTTCTGGATAAGAAGAAGTGTGGGATTGGTGAAATAAAAATGGCGTTAGAAACTGAATACGATGTAGTAATGAATCATAAAAAAATCAGAAGAATTATGCGTAAGAATAATATCATCAATACGAGCAGCGAAACCATACCGTAA
- a CDS encoding uracil-xanthine permease family protein, giving the protein MAIKAKPLLLDVEGKPSFAKGLLLSFQHVFAMFGATVLVPILLGMPVSVALFASGIGTLIYQVATKAKVPVYLGSSFAYITAMQIAIQQMGGDISAAQTGVIISGIVYVLVAIAIHFAGTNWIDKLLPPIVIGPMIMVIGLGLSSSAVANAGFVAEGDVRNIVVAVATFLITALVQTRAKGFFKIIPFLVGIVGGYIVAVLLGIVDFTPVFEAQWFELPALYLPFETSVFKSYNLYFGPETWAIVPIVLVTISEHIGDHTVLGKVVDRNFLKDPGLSKTLIGDGVATAVSAFIGGPANTTYGENTGVIGLTRVASVSVIRNAAIIAIILAFLGKFTALISTIPNAVIGGMSILLYGIIASNGLKVIIEEQIDFNQVRNLIIASAMLVIGLGGAVLDLGYLTFSGTSLSAIVGIVLNLILPAEVTFHADRDVK; this is encoded by the coding sequence ATGGCAATTAAAGCGAAACCACTTTTATTAGATGTAGAGGGAAAACCGTCGTTCGCGAAAGGTTTATTATTGAGTTTTCAACATGTATTTGCAATGTTTGGAGCAACAGTATTGGTGCCTATTCTTTTAGGGATGCCTGTATCTGTTGCTCTTTTTGCGAGTGGGATTGGGACTTTAATTTATCAAGTTGCAACTAAAGCGAAAGTACCCGTTTACTTAGGGTCATCATTTGCTTATATTACAGCGATGCAAATTGCAATTCAACAAATGGGCGGAGATATTTCAGCAGCCCAAACTGGTGTCATCATTTCTGGTATAGTCTACGTTCTTGTAGCGATTGCGATTCATTTTGCAGGTACTAACTGGATTGATAAATTATTACCGCCAATCGTTATTGGACCTATGATCATGGTAATTGGTTTAGGTTTATCATCAAGTGCGGTAGCCAATGCAGGTTTCGTAGCAGAGGGGGATGTACGTAACATCGTCGTAGCGGTTGCGACATTCCTAATCACAGCCCTTGTTCAAACAAGAGCGAAAGGCTTTTTCAAAATTATTCCGTTCTTAGTAGGGATTGTTGGTGGTTATATTGTAGCGGTCCTACTTGGGATTGTAGATTTTACCCCAGTTTTTGAAGCGCAATGGTTTGAGTTGCCTGCTTTATACCTACCATTTGAGACATCTGTGTTTAAATCATATAATTTATACTTTGGTCCTGAAACATGGGCGATTGTACCTATTGTCTTGGTAACTATTTCAGAACATATTGGTGACCATACAGTATTAGGTAAAGTTGTTGACCGTAACTTCCTAAAAGATCCAGGTCTAAGCAAAACCTTAATCGGTGACGGGGTAGCCACTGCAGTGTCAGCCTTCATCGGTGGACCAGCGAATACGACATATGGTGAAAACACTGGGGTGATTGGTTTAACGCGTGTGGCTTCAGTATCAGTTATCCGAAACGCCGCTATTATCGCTATTATCTTAGCCTTCCTAGGTAAATTTACTGCCTTGATTTCAACAATTCCAAACGCTGTAATTGGTGGGATGTCTATCTTGCTTTACGGAATTATCGCAAGTAACGGTTTGAAAGTCATAATTGAAGAGCAAATCGACTTCAACCAAGTACGTAACTTAATTATTGCATCAGCAATGTTGGTTATTGGATTAGGTGGCGCTGTCTTAGACCTTGGTTACTTAACCTTCTCAGGAACTTCTTTATCAGCCATCGTTGGTATTGTATTAAACTTAATCTTGCCTGCAGAAGTGACTTTCCATGCAGATAGAGATGTTAAATAA
- a CDS encoding DUF1576 domain-containing protein translates to MRNTINNQLQRFLVLFFGKTEIKPLFFYTVASIFILFGLIMQSPSTLISGYWTILLSPSNLITDYFEVGGIGATFFNVGTLTLANTFFIHRNAPKITGPLLAAILTVMGFSFFGKNLYNSIPFLIGTFLYSKYSNTPIANLVLGALFSSALSPVVSLITFGQGLPIYIGMPVGILSGVMIGFVIHPVSSSFIRFHQGFNLYNTGFTAGVIGLLIASIMRVFELPVSYDIEPQQLFSPLVTWFFLVFSLVLFLSGFILNDYSFKGYMNLRKSSGQLISDIVIEFGTPITLMNMGILGLIAITYVHIVGGQLEGAVVGGVLTVIGFAAFGKNPFNIIPIIVGIYLMQIAMHIDNPNTTSSLLAALFGTTLAPIAGHYGWKAGLVAGALHAAVVQNTGTAHAGLNLYNNGFSGGFVAAFLVPILDVIKERINKHERIRKG, encoded by the coding sequence ATGCGCAATACAATCAACAATCAACTACAACGATTTTTAGTTCTGTTCTTTGGTAAAACTGAAATAAAACCCTTATTCTTCTATACAGTAGCTAGCATTTTTATATTATTTGGATTAATTATGCAATCACCTAGCACTTTAATATCTGGTTATTGGACAATTCTCTTGTCTCCTAGTAATTTGATTACGGATTATTTTGAAGTTGGTGGAATAGGTGCAACTTTTTTTAACGTAGGAACTTTAACTTTAGCCAATACTTTTTTTATACATCGTAACGCCCCTAAAATTACTGGTCCACTTTTAGCTGCAATATTGACAGTTATGGGCTTTTCCTTCTTCGGGAAAAACTTATATAATTCGATACCATTTCTAATTGGTACCTTTCTTTATAGCAAATATTCGAATACGCCGATTGCAAACCTAGTATTGGGTGCTCTTTTTTCTTCAGCTCTAAGTCCTGTAGTGTCTTTAATCACATTTGGGCAGGGGTTACCCATCTATATAGGTATGCCGGTTGGTATCTTGTCCGGGGTAATGATTGGTTTCGTAATCCACCCAGTCTCATCTAGCTTTATACGATTTCATCAGGGATTTAATCTATATAATACTGGTTTCACTGCTGGTGTTATAGGATTACTGATTGCATCTATAATGCGGGTTTTCGAATTGCCGGTATCTTACGATATTGAACCCCAACAATTATTTAGTCCGCTCGTAACATGGTTTTTTCTCGTTTTTTCACTTGTGTTATTCTTATCGGGTTTTATTTTGAATGATTATTCATTTAAGGGTTATATGAACTTGCGAAAATCTTCCGGACAACTAATCTCAGATATTGTGATTGAATTTGGTACACCCATTACCTTAATGAATATGGGTATTCTAGGTTTAATTGCTATCACATATGTGCATATTGTTGGTGGCCAACTAGAAGGTGCAGTTGTTGGCGGAGTCTTGACTGTAATAGGTTTTGCAGCATTTGGTAAAAACCCATTTAATATCATTCCTATTATAGTGGGTATTTATTTGATGCAAATTGCTATGCATATTGACAACCCTAACACAACAAGTTCACTATTAGCTGCATTATTTGGTACTACCCTAGCACCAATCGCTGGGCATTATGGATGGAAGGCAGGTCTTGTTGCCGGTGCTTTGCATGCAGCAGTTGTGCAAAACACTGGTACTGCCCATGCCGGATTGAACCTATACAATAATGGCTTTTCTGGAGGTTTTGTTGCAGCGTTCCTTGTCCCTATACTTGATGTCATAAAGGAGAGAATTAACAAACATGAGAGAATACGCAAAGGTTAA
- the argS gene encoding arginine--tRNA ligase translates to MDLKNQVAQVIKSSIETELTLEQIQNLLEVPKHEGHGDIAFPCFIFAKELRKAPQAIAQEIAPQIEGEIVDRVEAVGPYINFFLNQTLVTQAILTEIYEAGNHFGELAIGHGENITIDMSSPNIAKPMSMGHLRSTVIGNAIANITTKVGFNPVRINHLGDWGTQFGKLIVGYKKWGSEEAVRENPIQELLKYYVQFHEEAENDESLEDEGRLWFKKLEDGDPEAYALWKWFKDESLKEFQRIYDILGIEFDSYNGEAFYSDKMPAVIDELDDKGLLKVDRGATIVDLEAYNLNPALIKKSDGATLYITRDLATAIYRKNTYNFDQSLYVVGNEQSNHFKQLKAVLELMGYDWAADINHIPFGLITQDGKKLSTRKGNVVLLEDVLNDAIDLAFKQINEKNPDLENKEEVAHQVGVGAVIFHDLKNDRLNSFDFNLEEVVQFEGETGPYVQYANARAHSILRKGNFEPAKISEMTNFNLDSDEAFQVLKELNRYPDIVASAYEKYEPSVVAKYLLALSQQFNKYYAHTRILTEDDQLQSRLALVYALTQVLESGLAILGVQAPSQM, encoded by the coding sequence ATGGACTTAAAAAATCAAGTTGCCCAAGTCATTAAATCGAGCATTGAAACTGAATTGACTTTGGAACAAATTCAAAATCTATTAGAAGTACCAAAACATGAAGGACACGGGGATATCGCCTTCCCATGTTTTATTTTTGCTAAGGAATTGCGCAAAGCGCCTCAAGCCATTGCACAGGAAATTGCACCACAAATTGAGGGAGAAATTGTAGACCGTGTTGAAGCAGTTGGCCCATACATTAACTTCTTCTTAAATCAAACATTGGTGACACAAGCGATCCTAACTGAGATTTATGAAGCAGGTAACCACTTTGGTGAATTAGCCATTGGACACGGTGAAAATATCACCATCGATATGTCTAGTCCAAACATTGCGAAACCAATGTCAATGGGACACTTACGTTCAACTGTTATCGGGAATGCCATTGCCAACATCACAACAAAAGTTGGGTTCAATCCAGTACGTATCAATCACTTGGGTGACTGGGGGACACAATTCGGTAAGTTGATTGTTGGTTACAAAAAATGGGGTTCTGAAGAAGCTGTTCGTGAAAACCCAATTCAAGAATTGTTGAAATACTATGTACAATTCCATGAAGAAGCAGAAAATGATGAAAGTCTTGAAGACGAAGGACGTCTATGGTTTAAAAAATTAGAAGACGGCGATCCAGAAGCTTATGCATTATGGAAATGGTTTAAAGACGAATCATTAAAAGAATTCCAACGCATCTATGATATCCTTGGCATTGAATTTGATTCTTACAACGGGGAAGCATTCTACTCAGATAAAATGCCAGCTGTTATCGACGAATTAGATGACAAAGGCTTATTAAAAGTGGACCGCGGTGCAACAATCGTTGATTTAGAGGCTTATAACTTAAACCCAGCTTTAATTAAAAAATCTGATGGAGCGACTTTATATATCACACGTGATTTAGCAACAGCTATATACCGTAAAAATACTTATAACTTCGACCAATCACTTTATGTGGTAGGTAACGAACAAAGTAACCACTTCAAGCAATTAAAAGCTGTATTAGAGTTAATGGGTTATGACTGGGCTGCAGACATTAACCACATTCCATTTGGTTTAATTACTCAAGATGGTAAGAAGTTATCTACTCGTAAAGGGAATGTTGTATTGTTAGAAGACGTATTAAACGATGCCATTGACTTGGCCTTCAAACAAATTAACGAGAAAAACCCTGACTTAGAAAATAAAGAAGAAGTTGCCCACCAAGTTGGTGTTGGTGCTGTTATTTTCCATGACTTGAAAAATGACCGCTTAAATAGCTTCGATTTCAACTTAGAAGAAGTTGTACAATTTGAAGGGGAGACTGGCCCATATGTACAATATGCCAATGCTCGTGCTCACTCAATCTTGCGCAAAGGAAACTTTGAGCCGGCTAAGATCAGCGAAATGACAAACTTCAACCTAGATAGCGATGAAGCTTTCCAAGTATTGAAAGAATTGAACCGATACCCAGATATCGTAGCTAGTGCATATGAAAAATACGAACCATCTGTTGTGGCTAAATACTTATTAGCCTTATCTCAGCAATTCAACAAATACTATGCACATACACGTATCCTAACTGAAGATGATCAATTACAATCTCGTTTAGCATTAGTGTATGCCTTAACACAAGTGTTAGAATCTGGTTTAGCTATCCTTGGCGTACAAGCACCAAGCCAAATGTAA
- a CDS encoding iron-containing alcohol dehydrogenase family protein, with the protein MDISISVNLPSFTIGPDAYDDIKKYAGFAGEKVAIIGGQTALEKALPRLKPAIQAAGLTITAIEWYGGEASYSNIDHLAALNQVQAADMIFAVGGGRAIDTGKTVSAKLEKPVFTFPTIASNCAPTSAVCVLYNDDHESAGSYRLHAPAVHSFSDSTIIAEAPEQYIWAGIGDAISKEMEVSFSAEGRELAYNNTIGVHIVQGANQRVLKNGLAALEAAKAHQESPAIDNILFEILGTTSYTSVLVDHDYNGHFAHSFYYGVTVLPQGERHLHGEIVSYGVLIVLQLAKKYDELKEIRDFMISVGLPTSLKALEIESDEDLKTVLDKAFTLDHIQTSPFEINRQMVEEAIRKVEKLNHSFDAL; encoded by the coding sequence ATGGATATCAGTATATCAGTGAATTTACCAAGTTTTACGATCGGGCCGGATGCCTATGACGATATTAAAAAATACGCAGGTTTTGCAGGAGAGAAAGTTGCCATCATAGGTGGACAAACTGCTTTAGAAAAGGCTTTACCAAGATTGAAACCAGCGATTCAAGCAGCTGGGTTAACCATTACCGCTATTGAATGGTATGGGGGCGAAGCTTCTTATTCAAACATCGACCACCTCGCAGCTTTAAACCAAGTTCAAGCAGCAGATATGATTTTTGCGGTCGGTGGCGGGCGTGCCATTGATACTGGTAAAACAGTTTCAGCTAAACTTGAAAAACCAGTGTTCACTTTCCCAACAATTGCCTCAAACTGTGCGCCAACTTCAGCCGTTTGCGTCTTATACAATGACGACCATGAATCAGCGGGTTCATACCGGTTACATGCACCAGCCGTCCATTCATTTTCCGACTCAACTATTATTGCTGAAGCACCTGAGCAATACATTTGGGCCGGGATCGGTGACGCAATTTCCAAAGAAATGGAAGTATCTTTTTCAGCTGAAGGACGAGAATTAGCCTACAATAATACCATTGGTGTTCATATTGTCCAGGGTGCTAACCAACGTGTCTTGAAAAATGGCTTAGCGGCACTTGAAGCTGCCAAAGCCCACCAAGAATCACCTGCTATCGACAATATTCTATTTGAGATTCTTGGGACGACTTCGTATACGTCAGTATTAGTAGATCACGATTATAACGGTCACTTTGCCCACTCATTCTACTACGGCGTAACTGTCTTACCTCAAGGAGAAAGACACTTGCACGGTGAAATCGTTTCTTACGGAGTATTAATTGTCCTACAGTTGGCTAAAAAATATGACGAATTAAAAGAAATTCGTGACTTCATGATTTCAGTGGGATTACCAACATCATTGAAAGCCTTAGAAATTGAAAGTGACGAAGATTTAAAAACAGTATTAGATAAGGCATTTACCTTAGACCATATTCAAACATCTCCATTTGAAATTAACCGTCAAATGGTTGAAGAAGCTATTCGAAAAGTTGAAAAATTAAACCATTCATTTGATGCATTATGA
- a CDS encoding O-antigen ligase family protein has product MSKPEAQLTWPVQSLLISILFISNLFPFYMTLVTFAVIFIFLFMLGLLGPRYIKREVATSIWIFIAYSAVISFIFQNWAGLGISIAFIPIAIYFNYYQQVIRPYYVEELLNIALIGSFIIFIFATFEYLNWVPEWDYSFISPEINRIHNGRAEATFANPNYYAMMLEFFFFIGLYKMMRTTKYRKKFVFLFISLCNLFAITYTGTRTSLLVVIGTLFVFYFVLGYKKIAVGTFLTATTGTLIAIKLGFLPRFEDLGFAFEDRFVIWEIGLKGLRDNFWFGQGPLTYLNVWQDYGDKYTQHAHNIVLDTLLSYGVVGTGILLPSLISLGKKIHQMRQYPILRRRLALICSFCSIVILHGMFDLTIFWLQTAFLFLFVVLSIHNMYHEVETNPELQGEDKDYSRD; this is encoded by the coding sequence GTGAGTAAACCAGAAGCTCAACTAACCTGGCCAGTTCAATCATTACTGATCTCGATATTATTTATCAGTAACCTATTTCCATTTTATATGACCTTAGTCACTTTCGCTGTCATATTTATATTCTTATTCATGTTAGGCCTACTTGGTCCGCGCTACATTAAGCGAGAAGTTGCAACCTCAATATGGATATTTATTGCGTATTCAGCAGTGATTTCATTTATCTTTCAAAACTGGGCAGGATTAGGGATTTCGATTGCCTTTATACCAATCGCCATCTATTTTAACTATTATCAGCAAGTCATTCGACCCTATTACGTTGAAGAATTATTGAACATTGCCTTAATTGGCTCATTTATCATCTTTATATTCGCAACCTTTGAATATTTAAATTGGGTACCAGAATGGGATTACAGTTTCATATCCCCAGAAATTAACCGCATCCACAACGGGCGGGCGGAAGCAACATTTGCCAACCCCAATTACTATGCCATGATGCTAGAATTCTTCTTCTTCATCGGCCTCTACAAAATGATGCGGACGACCAAGTACCGGAAGAAATTCGTTTTCCTATTTATATCCTTATGCAACCTATTCGCGATCACCTATACCGGGACCCGTACCTCACTACTCGTGGTGATTGGGACACTCTTTGTATTCTATTTCGTATTAGGTTATAAAAAAATAGCAGTTGGGACATTTCTAACCGCCACGACTGGCACACTGATCGCCATCAAATTAGGTTTTCTTCCGAGATTTGAGGACTTAGGATTTGCTTTTGAAGACCGGTTTGTCATCTGGGAAATCGGCTTGAAAGGCTTAAGAGACAACTTTTGGTTTGGACAAGGGCCTTTGACTTATCTCAATGTCTGGCAAGACTATGGGGACAAATACACACAACATGCCCATAATATTGTTCTAGACACCCTTCTTTCCTACGGTGTAGTTGGGACAGGTATATTGTTACCTTCGCTGATTTCATTAGGCAAGAAGATTCATCAAATGCGGCAATATCCGATTTTACGACGACGTTTAGCCTTGATTTGTAGTTTCTGCAGTATCGTTATCCTGCACGGCATGTTTGACTTGACCATTTTCTGGTTACAAACAGCCTTCTTATTCTTGTTCGTTGTTCTGTCTATCCATAACATGTACCACGAAGTTGAAACCAACCCAGAATTACAAGGCGAAGATAAAGACTATTCCAGAGACTAA
- a CDS encoding IS3 family transposase has product MMKATQENATKKNLVNRQFDQGIPYKVFLTDITYLPYGSGQWAYLSAVKDGATGEIVAHHFSTSLKMNLVYETLDKLNNVIKDMPVMERYIHSDQGVHYTYPIFQEKVENMGLIQSMSRRGNCWDNAPMESFFGHMKDVVLSERTETLQDLWYAVEDYIEFYNNRRYQKKLKKMTPTAYRDHLLWVA; this is encoded by the coding sequence ATGATGAAGGCAACCCAAGAAAATGCTACCAAGAAAAACCTTGTCAATCGTCAGTTTGATCAAGGTATCCCGTACAAAGTATTTCTCACAGATATCACTTATCTTCCTTATGGAAGTGGACAATGGGCCTATCTTTCAGCGGTTAAGGATGGTGCTACCGGCGAGATTGTTGCACATCACTTCTCAACTAGCTTAAAAATGAATTTAGTTTATGAAACGCTAGATAAATTAAATAATGTGATTAAGGATATGCCAGTAATGGAAAGGTATATCCACTCAGATCAAGGGGTTCATTATACCTACCCTATTTTCCAGGAAAAAGTTGAGAATATGGGGCTAATACAGTCTATGTCGAGGCGCGGTAACTGTTGGGACAATGCACCTATGGAATCATTCTTTGGTCATATGAAGGACGTTGTATTATCTGAAAGAACAGAAACACTACAAGATCTTTGGTATGCAGTTGAAGATTATATTGAATTTTACAACAATCGTCGCTATCAGAAAAAATTAAAAAAGATGACCCCGACAGCTTATCGGGATCATCTTTTGTGGGTAGCGTAA